The following are encoded together in the Ranitomeya imitator isolate aRanImi1 chromosome 4, aRanImi1.pri, whole genome shotgun sequence genome:
- the LOC138675883 gene encoding uncharacterized protein: MAMTSNTFSYNNEECSSILAQSTLSCDFLKIPPRETRGRDLERALRHQVNIELHCATLSEYLRVKRIPRGLRVPLRPTLFSDCSDYCLRFEQILNKCSFDLITLTLEHLHKAIDTNAAKIKSIETQLSSTGTAEELSTLRTQIQERVDLHKRDTENRKRSKFSRDTIDYETNQVYRWHDNSTSRRQPARNQRSSTDYSTSGSDQERNVLPSTSSLFLGQRRRFPKRKPDGAPPRRDTTDQMRITRSKSRLY; encoded by the coding sequence ATGGCTATGACCTCCAATACTTTTTCATACAATAATGAAGAGTGTTCTTCTATTCTGGCACAGTCCACTCTCTCCTGTGACTTTCTGAAAATACCCCCACGTGAGACACGGGGACGTGACCTTGAACGAGCACTTAGGCACCAAGTCAACATAGAATTGCACTGCGCCACCCTCTCCGAGTACCTCCGTGTTAAGAGGATCCCCAGAGGGCTTCGAGTCCCCCTCCGTCCCACCCTGTTTAGTGACTGTTCTGATTATTGTCTGAGGTTTGAACAGATACTTAATAAATGTTCATTTGATCTGATAACACTCACCCTAGAACATCTTCACAAAGCAATTGATACCAACGCGGCCAAAATCAAAAGTATCGAAACTCAGCTGTCTTCCACCGGTACAGCAGAGGaactgagcaccttgaggacccagATCCAGGAGCGGGTTGATCTACATAAAAGGGATACTGAGAACCGCAAACGCAGCAAATTCTCTCGTGACACGATTGACTACGAGACTAATCAAGTATACCGATGGCACGACAACTCGACATCAAGACGCCAACCTGCACGCAACCAGAGATCCTCTACAGACTATTCCACCTCGGGCTCAGACCAAGAGAGGAACGTCCTCCCCTCTACTTCAAGCCTTTTTTTAGGACAACGACGCCGATTTCCAAAAAGAAAACCCGACGGAGCGCCTCCAAGAAGGGACACCACGGATCAAATGCGGATCACGAGATCCAAG